A genomic window from Camelina sativa cultivar DH55 chromosome 2, Cs, whole genome shotgun sequence includes:
- the LOC109128186 gene encoding uncharacterized protein LOC109128186 isoform X1: protein MTIRNQRFSLLKQPISSTLNQHLVDYPTPSNLSYWWGFGSLAGICLVIQIVTGVFLAMHYTPHVDLAFNSVEHIMRDVEGGWLLRYMHANGASMFLIVVYLHIFRGLYHASYSSPREFVWCLGVVIFLLMIVTAFIGYVLPWGQMSFWGATVITSLASAIPVVGDTIVTWLWGGFSVDNATLNRFFSLHHLLPFILVGASLLHLAALHQYGSNNPLGVHSEMDKIAFYPYFYVKDLVGWVAFAIFFSIWIFYAPNVLGHPDNYIPANPMSTPPHIVPEWYFLPIHAILRSIPDKAGGVAAIAPVFICLLALPFFKSMYVRSSSFRPIHQGMFWLLLADCLLLGWIGCQPVEAPFVTIGQISPLVFFLFFAITPILGRVGRGIPNSYTDETDHT, encoded by the exons ATGACTATAAGGAACCAACGATTCTCTCTTCTTAAACAACCTATATCCTCCACACTTAATCAGCATTTAGTAGATTATCCAACCCCGAGCAATCTTAGTTATTGGTGGGGGTTCGGTTCGTTAGCTGGTATTTGTTTAGTCATTCAGATAGTGACTGGCGTTTTTTTAGCTATGCATTACACACCTCATGTGGATTTAGCTTTCAACAGCGTAGAACACATTATGAGAGATGTTGAAGGGGGCTGGTTGCTCCGTTATATGCATGCTAATGGGGCAAGTATGTTTCTTATTGTGGTTTACCTTCATATTTTTCGTGGTCTATATCATGCGAGTTATAGCAGTCCTAGGGAATTTGTTTG GTGTCTTGGAGTTGTAATCTTCCTATTAATGATTGTGACAGCTTTTATAGGATATGTACTACCTTGGGGTCAGATGAGCTTTTGGGGAGCTACAGTAATTACAAGCTTAGCTAGCGCCATACCTGTAGTAGGAGATACCATAGTGACTTGGCTTTGGGGTGGTTTCTCCGTGGACAATGCCACCTTAAATCGTTTTTTTAGTCTTCATCATTTACTCCCCTTTATTTTAGTAGGCGCCAGTCTTCTTCATCTGGCCGCATTGCATCAATATGGATCAAATAATCCATTGGGTGTACATTCTGAGATGGATAAAATAGCTTTTTACCCTTATTTTTATGTCAAGGATCTAGTTGGTTGGGTAGCTTTTgctatctttttttctatttggaTTTTTTATGCTCCTAATGTTTTGGGACATCCCGACAATTATATACCTGCTAATCCGATGTCCACCCCGCCTCATATTGTGCCGGAATGGTATTTCCTACCGATCCATGCCATTCTTCGTAGTATACCTGACAAAGCGGGAGGTGTAGCCGCAATAGCACCAGTTTTTATATGTCTCTTGGctttacctttttttaaaagtatgtatGTGCGTAGTTCAAGTTTTCGACCGATTCACCAAGGAATGTTTTGGTTGCTTTTGGCGGATTGCTTACTACTAGGTTGGATCGGATGTCAACCTGTGGAGGCACCATTTGTTACTATTGGACAAATTTCTcctttggttttcttcttgttctttgccATAACGCCCATTCTGGGACGAGTTGGAAGAGGAATTCCTAATTCTTACACGGATGAGACTGATCACACCTGA
- the LOC109128186 gene encoding uncharacterized protein LOC109128186 isoform X2 — MTIRNQRFSLLKQPISSTLNQHLVDYPTPSNLSYWWGFGSLAGICLVIQIVTGVFLAMHYTPHVDLAFNSVEHIMRDVEGGWLLRYMHANGASMFLIVVYLHIFRGLYHASYSSPREFVWCLGVVIFLLMIVTAFIGYVLPWGQMSFWGATVITSLASAIPVVGDTIVTWLWGGFSVDNATLNRFFSLHHLLPFILVGASLLHLAALHQYGSNNPLGVHSEMDKIAFYPYFYVKDLVGWVAFAIFFSIWIFYAPNVLGHPDNYIPANPMSTPPHIVPEWYFLPIHAILRSIPDKAGGVAAIAPVFICLLALPFFKSMYVRSSSFRPIHQGMFWLLLADCLLLGWIGCQPVEAPFVTIGQISPLVFFLFFAITPILGRVGRGIPNSYTDETDHT; from the exons ATGACTATAAGGAACCAACGATTCTCTCTTCTTAAACAACCTATATCCTCCACACTTAATCAGCATTTAGTAGATTATCCAACCCCGAGCAATCTTAGTTATTGGTGGGGGTTCGGTTCGTTAGCTGGTATTTGTTTAGTCATTCAGATAGTGACTGGCGTTTTTTTAGCTATGCATTACACACCTCATGTGGATTTAGCTTTCAACAGCGTAGAACACATTATGAGAGATGTTGAAGGGGGCTGGTTGCTCCGTTATATGCATGCTAATGGGGCAAGTATGTTTCTTATTGTGGTTTACCTTCATATTTTTCGTGGTCTATATCATGCGAGTTATAGCAGTCCTAGGGAATTTGTTTGGTGTCTTGGAGTTGTAATCTTCCTATTAATGATTGTGACAGCTTTTATAGGATATGTACTACCTTGGGGTCAGATGAGCTTTTGGGGAGCTACAGTAATTACAAGCTTAGCTAGCGCCATACCTGTAGTAGGAGATACCATAGTGACTTGGCTTTGGGGTGGTTTCTCCGTGGACAATGCCACCTTAAATCGTTTTTTTAGTCTTCATCATTTACTCCCCTTTATTTTAGTAG GCGCCAGTCTTCTTCATCTGGCCGCATTGCATCAATATGGATCAAATAATCCATTGGGTGTACATTCTGAGATGGATAAAATAGCTTTTTACCCTTATTTTTATGTCAAGGATCTAGTTGGTTGGGTAGCTTTTgctatctttttttctatttggaTTTTTTATGCTCCTAATGTTTTGGGACATCCCGACAATTATATACCTGCTAATCCGATGTCCACCCCGCCTCATATTGTGCCGGAATGGTATTTCCTACCGATCCATGCCATTCTTCGTAGTATACCTGACAAAGCGGGAGGTGTAGCCGCAATAGCACCAGTTTTTATATGTCTCTTGGctttacctttttttaaaagtatgtatGTGCGTAGTTCAAGTTTTCGACCGATTCACCAAGGAATGTTTTGGTTGCTTTTGGCGGATTGCTTACTACTAGGTTGGATCGGATGTCAACCTGTGGAGGCACCATTTGTTACTATTGGACAAATTTCTcctttggttttcttcttgttctttgccATAACGCCCATTCTGGGACGAGTTGGAAGAGGAATTCCTAATTCTTACACGGATGAGACTGATCACACCTGA